The genomic interval CGTCTTTCCAACCAAATCACCCGTTGCGTCCCCGAAGAAGTTTTGTGGCCAATTCGTGATGTTTCCGTAATCATCTACATTGAGTCTCTCAATTTCGGATACCCCTTCGTTCATCTCACAAAAGTAAAAAGCGGTATCGTCTGCTGAAATCTGTTCCTCAGCGATCCGCCGCATTAACCGTATCAGCAGATGCTCACTGTGACTCTCAAAGATAATTTGGAGTCGCCGATTTTTTACGACCTCAATCAGCAGATCCGCCAATTCTGCCTGGACTTTTGGGTGGAGGTGTGCCTCCGGTTGTTCAAGGATGAGGATACTTTCCTCGGGGACGTAATAACAAAGCACTAATACTGGTAGGACCTGCGAAACACCGAAACCGACATCGGTGAGTCGGACTTCGGGACCACCTTTATATTTTCTGACAAGAAATTCGTAATCTTTTTCTGTGTCACGGATAGGGTTGAGACGATAGGAGTCGATTAAATCCAACCGCTGTAGCCACTTAGGGATATGCTCGTCAAGAGAACGGAGTTGAATCCGCCCAGAAAAGAGGGCAGTGACCATCTCTTCTCCATGTTGTCCTACACCCGGCGAATGTTTTCCCTGCCATGCGTAATGCCGACGCGGATATTCACGGAGGGGACCGAGGTAGCGGATGCTGCGGAATAGGT from Candidatus Poribacteria bacterium carries:
- a CDS encoding DUF3696 domain-containing protein; protein product: MVTALFSGRIQLRSLDEHIPKWLQRLDLIDSYRLNPIRDTEKDYEFLVRKYKGGPEVRLTDVGFGVSQVLPVLVLCYYVPEESILILEQPEAHLHPKVQAELADLLIEVVKNRRLQIIFESHSEHLLIRLMRRIAEEQISADDTAFYFCEMNEGVSEIERLNVDDYGNITNWPQNFFGDATGDLVGKTKAEMKRKKEQGL